A portion of the Pseudomonas sp. PSE14 genome contains these proteins:
- a CDS encoding sensor domain-containing diguanylate cyclase codes for MDQILSFLSETVPKAKTVEQLTRPLLALLERVTGMESTYLTTIDIEHGVQRVEFARNIGKMEIPEGLVVPWEDTLCKRALEEKRLYSDDVAQCWGDSDAAKALGIKTYVSAPITAQDGRVLGTVCAASSSKIARTPEVEPILRLLSGLLGYSLERELLVERLQTANAELAKLALTDSLTGLPNRRAILGELERTFALARRERMYVLVGVVDLDGFKYINDTHGHHAGDAFLQGVSGRLQDSLRSSDILGRTGGDEFIVIALGSFDPRQAPENDMLHAAHLLQDRLANATIGRYQLGVGHGDIQYSGASVGVVAVQPDNVDVDEAIKLADREMYKVKQQRKVAG; via the coding sequence ATGGATCAGATTCTGTCGTTCCTGTCCGAGACCGTCCCTAAAGCCAAAACCGTAGAGCAACTCACACGTCCATTGCTGGCCCTGCTCGAAAGGGTGACGGGAATGGAGTCCACCTACCTGACGACCATCGACATCGAGCACGGCGTGCAGCGGGTGGAGTTCGCGCGCAACATTGGCAAGATGGAAATTCCCGAGGGGCTGGTGGTGCCCTGGGAAGACACCTTGTGCAAGCGCGCGCTGGAGGAGAAGCGTCTGTACTCCGACGACGTTGCGCAGTGCTGGGGGGATTCGGATGCCGCCAAGGCGCTGGGCATCAAAACCTATGTGAGCGCCCCGATCACCGCCCAGGATGGCCGGGTGCTCGGGACGGTTTGCGCTGCCAGTTCATCGAAGATCGCCCGTACGCCAGAGGTGGAGCCGATCCTGAGGCTGCTTTCCGGACTGTTGGGGTATTCCCTGGAGCGGGAGCTGCTGGTCGAACGGCTGCAAACCGCGAACGCGGAACTGGCGAAGCTGGCGCTGACGGACTCCCTGACGGGGTTGCCTAACCGGCGCGCCATCCTGGGCGAACTCGAGCGTACGTTCGCGCTGGCCAGGCGCGAGCGGATGTACGTGCTGGTCGGCGTCGTGGATCTGGATGGGTTCAAGTACATCAACGATACCCATGGTCATCACGCCGGAGATGCCTTTTTGCAGGGCGTTTCCGGCCGGCTGCAGGACAGCCTGCGTTCCAGCGACATTCTGGGGCGTACCGGTGGCGATGAGTTCATCGTGATCGCGCTCGGCTCGTTCGACCCGCGGCAGGCCCCCGAGAACGACATGCTGCATGCAGCCCATCTGCTGCAGGATCGATTGGCGAACGCGACCATCGGGCGTTACCAGTTGGGGGTTGGACACGGGGACATCCAGTACAGCGGCGCCAGCGTCGGCGTCGTTGCGGTGCAACCCGATAACGTGGACGTGGATGAGGCCATCAAGCTGGCCGATCGGGAAATGTACAAGGTGAAGCAGCAGCGAAAGGTGGCCGGGTAG
- a CDS encoding alpha/beta hydrolase: MGYVTTKDGVEIFYKDWGPRDAQVIHFHHGWPLSADDWDAQMLFFLANGFRVVAHDRRGHGRSSQVWDGHDMDHYADDVAAVVQHLGTQGAIHVGHSTGGGEVIHYIARHREDPVPKAAIISAVPPLMVKTASNPGGLPKEVFDDLQAQLAANRAQFYHDIPAGPFYGYNRPGAKPSEGIIRNWWRQGMMGGAKAHYDGIVAFSQTDFTEDLKSVTIPVLVMHGDDDQIVPYENSGLLSAKLLRNSTLKTYSGFPHGMPTTHADTINADLLAFVRG, from the coding sequence ATGGGATACGTCACGACAAAGGACGGCGTAGAAATCTTCTACAAGGACTGGGGCCCGCGCGATGCCCAGGTGATCCACTTCCACCACGGTTGGCCACTCAGTGCCGACGACTGGGATGCCCAGATGCTGTTCTTCCTGGCCAATGGCTTCCGCGTGGTCGCACACGATCGTCGCGGACATGGTCGGTCGAGCCAGGTGTGGGACGGACACGACATGGATCACTACGCCGATGACGTGGCCGCGGTGGTCCAGCATCTCGGCACCCAGGGGGCCATTCATGTCGGCCACTCCACCGGCGGCGGCGAGGTCATCCACTACATCGCCCGTCACCGCGAGGACCCTGTGCCCAAGGCCGCCATCATCAGCGCCGTTCCGCCGCTGATGGTGAAGACCGCGAGCAATCCCGGCGGCCTGCCCAAGGAGGTCTTCGATGACCTCCAGGCCCAGCTCGCGGCCAACCGCGCACAGTTCTATCACGACATCCCCGCCGGCCCCTTCTATGGCTACAACCGCCCGGGTGCCAAACCTTCGGAAGGCATCATCCGGAACTGGTGGCGGCAAGGCATGATGGGCGGCGCCAAGGCACACTACGACGGCATCGTCGCCTTCTCGCAGACGGACTTCACCGAAGACCTGAAGAGCGTGACCATCCCGGTCCTGGTGATGCACGGCGATGACGACCAGATAGTGCCCTATGAGAACTCGGGCCTGCTGTCGGCGAAGCTGCTCAGGAACAGCACGCTGAAAACCTACTCCGGCTTCCCCCACGGAATGCCAACCACCCACGCCGACACCATCAACGCCGATCTGCTCGCCTTCGTGCGCGGCTGA